The following proteins are encoded in a genomic region of Syngnathus acus chromosome 22, fSynAcu1.2, whole genome shotgun sequence:
- the sptb gene encoding spectrin beta chain, erythrocytic isoform X1, whose amino-acid sequence MTSTTDFDNAEITQQYSRINTRFDLPDEELDNDNSSARLFERSRIKALADEREAVQKKTFTKWVNSILLRVNCRISDLYLDLRDGRMLIKLLEVLSGERLPKPTKGRMRIHCLENVDKALQFLKEQRVHLENMGSHDIVDGNHRLILGLIWTIILRFQIQDIIVETGQADQKETRSAKDALLLWCQMKTAGYSSVNITNFTTSWKDGMAFNALIHKHRPDLVDFNQLKRSNPTHNLQSAFNVAEKHLGVTKLLDPEDVFTENPDEKSIITYVVAFYHYFSKMKQLAVEGKRVGKVLDHAIATEKMVKKYETLASELLAWIEQTILVLNNRKLANSLSGVQQQLQAFNTYRTVEKPPKFQEKGNLEVLLFTIQSRMRANNQRVYTPTEGALVADINRAWERLERAEHERERVLRDELIRQEKLEQMARRFDRKAAMRETWLLENQRLVAQDNFGYDLPAVEAAKKKHDAIETDIAAYEERVQALVNISGELEAERYHDAKRVDARKDNVLRLWDYLQELLKARRGRLDKNLTLQKIFQEMLYIITWMDDMKVRLLSSDIGKHLLEVEDLLQKHALLEKDVALQADRVQNASAAALKFANGESYKPCDPQVIRDRVEHLELCYQELLDLAAQRRAQLTQSRRFWSFLWEAAELESWIKEKENLFSSLDYGKDLTSVLVLQSKHSAFEDELGARRANLHKLLTEGDEMIKENHFGAPVIRERTDSVEGQWRQLEELAAFRKQNLQDTQRFFQFQGDADELMAWLLDAKRQMSSDDTGHDEYTTQRLVRRHDDLCNETAKTAVTVDALSKQANGLPEELLNTPDIQRRLKDIKDLFMELMSLADVRQKKLDDAMALYTIFSETDACELWMGQKETWLVDLGVPDKLEDLEVVQNRLSILAQDMANVQSRVDDVNKAVKQLEDSRHPRIKDVKECQTRLNKRWDAFKAMVEDKKRKVDSTVSLNNFGLECDETAAWIRDKTRVIESTQDLGNDLAAIMTIQRKLYGMQRDLAAIENKLQLLGAEANRLAAENPENAPGILARRAQLDPAWGELQKTLKDLEESLGEVSKLQSFLQDLDDFQSWLFRAQKAVASEEMPASLPEAEEQLSLHDAVRDDIDGHVEDICAIRDTGAQVTLGLEDDPQYRELVQTLGGLDRGWYELQKMWDRRKNFLDQCLGFQQFLRDRKAVEAILNNQEYTLAHVDKPDTLDGAEQALKKHEDFLSTMEANEEKIDGALQVGRQLVDGGNLYAGKVQDKMDSISDRHNKNQARAQEVSEKLRDNRDLQHFLQNTQDLTVWINEKMLTAQDTSYDEARNLHSKWLKHQAFMAELASNKDWLDKVDQEGQELMTSKPELEPVVRDRLAALHQLWEMLESTTQEKARLLFDANRSELFDQSLADIRKWLGELQQQLQSGASDDGSGGQDVKDLTNANILLKKHQVMENQVRDRARELDELQEALRTHGGGGGGGGGDEQQQPGQPELEVEQQNLQVQFQQLSAPLAQRRGKLEAAKAVHQFYRDLADELLWIDERMPLALSEDHGNDLQTVQMLLKRNQTLQKEIEGHQPRVDEVLERGRGMAAAGEDGGPEVERLAKQLAQLEEAWPQLREQMTRRKDRLDASHGAQQFYNDADEAQAWIGEQELYMIAEEKPKDEQSAMLSLKRHNIVKQAVDDYADSIRSLSERAQNMLAEDHPDGEKIIRRQGQVDKQYASLSELAEERRRKLEHTYHHFLLSREVDDLEQWISERDVAASSQEMGQDLDHVTLLRDKFREFARETGAQGQARVDAVNRTIDELIEAGHGEAIAMAEWKDTINESWADLLELIDTRAQLLSASYELLKYFVDGKELVVQIGDKQKELPEDVGDDFSKAESFHRMHAAFERDLTSLGKQVEQVQETAGQLRAQYAGERADAIQAQEREVVEAWRALLDACDGRRKQLLDTAHKFRFYAMVRDLTAWMESVIQQIDTQEKPRDVSSVEFLQKYHQGIRSEIEARGAKFTECMDLGTALLARKHRDSAEIQEKMAQLGDKRQEMMFKWDDRWDWLRLLLEVCQFARDASVAEAWLVAQEPYVSSRDVGQSVDEVEKLLKRHEAFEKSTAAWEERFSALERLTTLELLELRKQQQEMEQFLQEQQRYEQESRYTPKNVILREDTGFAESSQLFTVEEETLSGVAEPSSGIPEGTAPAESQMRESGSLELEASISAVGEETERAATLPAQTVLLKGVLGRKQGAGGSGRKVSSRSWNNLYCVLKPGQLAAYKDTKTFGQGATFHGEEALALTNASWELLGNYKKKKHVGKLCLGDGSEYLFHCKDEEELQHWSQAMARAIPSPANEGGPSGATSHSLPPPASSSSASPGPIAKKDREKKFGRFAKKK is encoded by the exons ATGACGTCCACTACGGACTTTGACAATGCGGAGATCACGCAGCAGTACAGTCGCATCAACACTCGCTTCGATCTCCCCGACGAGGAGCTGGACAACGACAACAGCTCGGCCAGACTCTTTGAGCGCTCACGAATCAAAGCTCTTGCAG acgAGCGCGAGGCGGTGCAGAAGAAGACGTTCACCAAGTGGGTCAACTCCATCCTGTTGCGAGTCAACTGTCGCATCTCCGACCTTTACTTGGACCTCCGTGATGGACGCATGCTCATTAAACTTTTGGAGGTCTTGTCCGGAGAACGATTG CCCAAGCCAACCAAGGGCAGGATGCGCATCCACTGTTTGGAGAATGTGGACAAGGCGCTGCAGTTCCTCAAGGAGCAGCGCGTCCACTTGGAGAATATGGGCTCGCACGACATCGTCGACGGTAACCACCGCCTCATCCTCGGCCTCATCTGGACCATCATCCTCCGCTTCCAG ATCCAAGACATTATTGTGGAGACGGGCCAGGCCGACCAGAAGGAGACGCGCTCGGCCAAGGACGCTCTTCTTCTGTGGTGCCAGATGAAGACAGCAGG ttATTCCAGTGTGAACATCACAAACTTCACCACGAGTTGGAAAGACGGCATGGCCTTCAACGCTCTCATACACAAACATCG ACCAGATCTGGTGGACTTCAACCAGCTGAAGAGGTCCAACCCGACGCACAACCTCCAAAGCGCTTTCAACGTGGCCGAGAAGCACCTGGGCGTCACCAAGCTCCTGGACCCGGAGGATGTGTTCACCGAGAACCCGGACGAGAAGTCCATCATCACGTATGTGGTGGCCTTCTACCACTACTTCTCCAAGATGAAGCAGCTGGCCGTGGAGGGCAAGCGGGTGGGCAAAGTCCTGGACCATGCCATCGCCACCGAGAAGATGGTGAAGAAGTACGAGACCTTGGCGTCGGAGCTGCTGGCTTGGATTGAGCAGACCATCCTGGTGCTCAACAACCGCAAACTGGCCAACTCGCTGTCTGGcgtccagcagcagctccagGCCTTCAACACCTACAGGACGGTGGAGAAGCCGCCCAA GTTCCAGGAGAAAGGCAATCTGGAAGTGCTGCTCTTTACCATCCAAAGCCGCATGAGGGCCAACAACCAGAGGGTCTACACGCCCACAGAAGGAGCGCTGGTCGCCGACATCAACAGG GCCTGGGAGCGACTGGAGCGCGCCGAGCATGAGCGCGAGCGAGTCCTGAGGGACGAGCTGATTCGCCAGGAGAAACTGGAGCAGATGGCCAGACGATTTGACCGCAAGGCAGCCATGAGGGAGACGTGGCTTCTGGAGAACCAGCGATTGGTCGCGCAG GACAACTTTGGCTACGACCTGCCAGCGGTGGAGGCGGCCAAGAAGAAGCACGACGCCATCGAGACGGACATCGCCGCCTACGAGGAGCGCGTCCAGGCCCTGGTGAACATCTCCGGGGAGTTGGAGGCCGAACGCTACCACGACGCCAAGCGGGTGGATGCCCGCAAGGACAACGTCCTGCGCCTGTGGGACTACCTGCAGGAGCTGCTCAAGGCCCGCAGGGGGCGACTGGACAAGAACCTGACGCTGCAGAAGATCTTCCAGGAGATGCTCTACATCATCACTTGGATGGATGACATGAAG GTCCGGCTGCTGTCTTCTGACATTGGGAAACATTTGTTGGAAGTGGAAGACTTGTTACAGAAACACGCTTTGCTCGAGAAAGACGTCGCCTTGCAAGCCGACCGAGTCCAGAACGCCAGCGCTGCCGCTCTCAAGTTCGCCAACGGAGAAA GTTACAAGCCATGCGATCCCCAGGTGATCCGAGACCGGGTGGAGCATTTGGAGCTGTGCTACCAGGAACTGCTGGACCTGGCCGCCCAGCGCCGGGCCCAGCTGACGCAGTCACGTCGCTTCTGGAGCTTCTTGTGGGAAGCGGCGGAGCTGGAGAGCTGGATCAAGGAGAAGGAGAATCTCTTCTCCTCACTGGACTACGGCAAGGACCTGACCAGCGTGCTGGTTCTCCAGAGCAAGCACAGTGCCTTCGAGGACGAGCTGGGTGCTCGCCGAGCCAACCTGCACAAG CTTCTGACCGAAGGCGACGAGATGATCAAGGAGAACCACTTTGGTGCGCCGGTGATCCGAGAGCGCACGGATAGCGTGGAGGGGCAATGGCGGCAGCTGGAGGAGCTGGCCGCCTTCCGTAAACAGAACCTGCAGGACACGCAGAGGTTCTTCCAGTTCCAAGGGGACGCCGACGAATTGATGGCCTGGCTGCTGGACGCCAAGCGGCAGATGAGCAGCGACGACACCGGCCATGACGAGTACACCACCCAGCGGCTCGTGCGGCGCCACGACGACCTGTGCAACGAGACCGCCAAGACGGCCGTCACCGTGGACGCCCTGTCCAAGCAGGCCAACGGATTACCCGAGGAGCTGCTGAACACACCCGACATCCAGCGCCGCCTCAAAGACATCAAGGACCTCTTCATGGAGCTCATGTCTCTTGCCGACGTCAGGCAGAAGAAGCTGGATGACGCCATGGCACTCTACACCATCTTCAGCGAGACGGACGCCTGTGAGCTCTGGATGGGCCAGAAGGAGACTTGGCTGGTGGATTTGGGGGTGCCTGACAAGCTGGAAGACCTGGAAGTGGTCCAGAATAG GTTGAGCATTTTGGCTCAGGATATGGCCAACGTTCAGTCGAGAGTGGATGACGTCAACAAGGCGGTGAAACAGTTGGAGGACAGCAGACACCCTCGCATAAAAGACGTCAAGGAATGCCAGACCAGACTCAACAAAAG GTGGGACGCCTTCAAGGCTATGGTGGAGGATAAGAAGAGGAAGGTGGACTCCACGGTCAGCCTGAACAACTTCGGACTGGAGTGCGATGAGACCGCTGCTTGGATCCGAGACAAGACGCGTGTGATCGAGTCCACACAGGACCTGGGCAACGACCTGGCCGCCATCATGACCATCCAGAGGAAGCTGTACGGCATGCAACGCGACTTGGCTGCCATCGAAAACAAGCTCCAGCTCCTGGGGGCCGAGGCCAACCGGCTGGCGGCGGAGAATCCGGAGAACGCGCCGGGCATCTTGGCCCGCCGGGCCCAACTGGACCCAGCCTGGGGCGAGCTCCAAAAGACCCTGAAGGACCTGGAGGAGTCGTTGGGCGAAGTCAGCAAGCTGCAGTCGTTCCTGCAGGACCTGGACGACTTCCAGTCGTGGCTCTTCAGGGCTCAGAAGGCCGTGGCCTCCGAGGAGATGCCCGCCTCGCTGCCCGAGGCCGAGGAGCAGCTGAGCCTCCACGACGCCGTGCGCGACGACATTGACGGCCACGTGGAGGACATCTGTGCCATCAGGGATACCGGCGCGCAAGTCACGCTCGGCCTGGAGGATGACCCGCAGTATCGGGAGCTGGTGCAGACGCTCGGCGGTCTAGACCGAGGCTGGTACGAGCTCCAGAAAATGTGGGACCGACGCAAGAACTTTCTGGATCAGTGCCTGGGCTTCCAGCAGTTCCTAAGGGATAGAAAGGCGGTGGAGGCCATCCTCAACAACCAG GAGTACACCTTGGCCCACGTGGACAAGCCCGACACTCTGGACGGCGCCGAGCAAGCCCTGAAGAAACACGAGGACTTTTTGAGCACCATGGAGGCCAACGAAGAGAAAATTGATGGCGCTCTCCAGGTGGGCCGACAGCTGGTGGACGGCGGCAACTTGTATGCGGGGAAAGTGCAGGACAAAATGGACTCCATCAGTGACAG GCACAACAAAAATCAAGCGAGAGCCCAGGAGGTGTCGGAGAAGCTGCGAGACAACCGTGACTTGCAGCACTTTTTGCAGAACACTCAGGAT CTGACCGTGTGGATCAATGAGAAGATGCTGACCGCTCAGGACACGTCTTACGACGAGGCCCGCAACTTGCACAGCAAGTGGCTGAAGCACCAGGCCTTCATGGCCGAGTTGGCCTCCAACAAGGACTGGTTGGACAAAGTGGACCAG GAGGGTCAGGAGCTGATGACTTCCAAGCCCGAGTTGGAGCCAGTGGTGCGGGACCGCCTGGCCGCCCTCCACCAGCTGTGGGAGATGTTGGAGTCCACCACGCAGGAGAAAGCTCGGCTGCTGTTCGACGCCAACCGCTCGGAGCTGTTTGACCAGAGCCTGGCGGACATCAGGAAGTGGCTGGGtgagctgcagcagcagctccagaGTGGGGCCAGCGATGACGGCAGTGGCGGCCAAGATGTCAAAGACCTGACCAACGCCAACATCTTGCTCAAGAAACATCAG gtgATGGAGAACCAAGTGCGGGATCGCGCCCGGGAGCTGGACGAGCTCCAAGAGGCGCTCAGAACGCAcggcggcggtggtggtggtggtggaggtgaTGAACAGCAGCAGCCCGGGCAACCTGAGCTGGAAGTGGAGCAGCAGAACCTGCAGGTGCAGTTCCAGCAGCTTAGCGCCCCCTTGGCACAGCGCAGGGGCAAGCTGGAGGCAGCCAAGGCCGTGCATCAGTTCTACAGAGACCTGGCGGACGAGCTG ctGTGGATTGACGAGAGAATGCCGCTGGCGCTGTCGGAAGATCACGGCAACGACCTGCAAACGGTGCAGATGCTGCTCAAGAGGAACCAG ACCCTGCAGAAGGAAATTGAGGGCCACCAGCCCCGCGTGGACGAGGTGCTGGAGCGAGGACGCGGGATGGCGGCGGCAGGCGAGGACGGCGGCCCCGAAGTCGAGCGGCTGGCCAAACAACTTGCCCAGCTGGAGGAGGCTTGGCCGCAGCTGCGGGAGCAGATGACGCGACGCAAGGACAGGTTGGACGCCTCGCATGGAGCGCAGCAGTTCTACAACGACGCAGACGAGGCCCAAGCCTGGATCGGCGAACAAGAGCTCTACATGATCGCCGAGGAAAAGCCAAAG GACGAGCAGAGCGCCATGTTGAGTCTCAAGCGTCACAACATCGTCAAGCAGGCCGTGGACGACTACGCCGACTCCATCCGCAGTCTGTCCGAGCGAGCTCAGAACATGTTGGCGGAGGACCATCCCGACGG CGAGAAGATCATCCGACGTCAGGGCCAGGTGGACAAGCAGTATGCCAGTCTGAGCGAGCTGGCTGAGGAGCGGCGCAGGAAGCTGGAGCACACCTACCACCATTTCCTGCTCAGCCGTGAAGTGGACGACCTGGAGCAGTGGATCTCCGAGCGCGACGTGGCCGCGTCCTCGCAGGAGATGGGGCAGGACCTGGACCACGTCACG CTGTTGAGGGACAAGTTCCGTGAGTTTGCACGCGAGACGGGCGCGCAGGGTCAGGCGCGCGTGGACGCCGTCAACCGCACCATCGACGAGCTGATTGAAGCAGGCCACGGCGAGGCCATCGCCATGGCCGAGTGGAAGGATACCATCAACGAGAGCTGGGCCGACCTCCTGGAGCTCATCGACACGCGCGCTCAGCTGCTCAGCGCCTCCTACGAGCTGCTCAA GTACTTTGTGGACGGCAAGGAGCTGGTGGTCCAGATCGGCGACAAACAGAAAGAGCTACCCGAAGACGTGGGCGACGACTTCAGCAAAGCCGAGTCCTTCCACAGGATGCACGCCGCCTTCGAACGTGACTTGACCTCCCTGGGGAAGCAG GTGGAGCAAGTGCAGGAGACGGCGGGGCAGCTGCGCGCTCAGTACGCGGGCGAGCGCGCCGACGCTATCCAGGCGCAGGAACGTGAGGTTGTGGAGGCCTGGCGGGCTTTGCTGGACGCCTGCGACGGGCGCCGCAAGCAGCTGCTGGACACGGCCCACAAGTTCCGCTTCTACGCCATGGTGCGTGACCTCACCGCCTGGATGGAGAGCGTCATCCAGCAGATCGACACCCAGGAGAAGCCGCG GGACGTGTCATCAGTGGAGTTTCTCCAGAAGTACCACCAGGGCATCCGCTCTGAGATCGAGGCGCGGGGGGCCAAGTTCACCGAATGCATGGACCTAGGCACGGCCCTGCTGGCGCGCAAGCACAGAGACTCTGCCGAG ATTCAAGAGAAGATGGCGCAGCTGGGGGACAAACGTCAGGAGATGATGTTCAAGTGGGACGACCGCTGGGACTGGCTACGACTTT TGTTGGAGGTGTGCCAGTTTGCGCGCGACGCCTCGGTGGCTGAGGCCTGGCTGGTGGCTCAGGAGCCGTATGTGAGCAGCAGGGATGTCGGCCAGTCGGTGGACGAGGTGGAGAAGCTGCTTAAGCGCCACGAAGCCTTTGAGAAGTCCACCGCCGCCTGGGAGGAACGCTTCTCTGCCCTGGAACGCCTCACCACC TTGGAGTTGTTGGAGCtgaggaagcagcagcaggagatgGAGCAGTTCCTGCAAGAGCAGCAGCGCTATGAGCAAGAGAGCAGGTACACCCCTAAAAATGTCATACT GAGAGAAGACACAGGATTTGCTGAGTCGTCACAACTCTTCACAGTGGAGGAAGAAACGCTG TCCGGCGTGGCTGAGCCCAGTTCGGGCATCCCTGAAGGGACGGCGCCCGCGGAATCCCAAATGAGGGAGAGCGGCTCTCTGGAGCTGGAGGCATCCATTTCGGCGGTGGGCGAGGAGACGGAGCGAGCGGCCACCTTGCCCGCCCAGACGGTGCTGCTGAAGGGCGTGCTGGGTCGCAAGCAGGGCGCGGGAGGATCTGGGAGGAAGGTGTCCAGTAG GTCGTGGAACAACTTGTACTGCGTTCTGAAGCCCGGTCAGCTGGCAGCCTACAAAGACACCAAAACCTTCGGGCAGGGCGCCACCTTTCACGGCGAGGAAGCGCTGGCCTTGACCAACGCCAGCTGGGAGCTGCTCGGCAACtataagaagaagaagcacgTGGGCAAACTATG TCTTGGAGACGGCAGTGAGTATTTGTTCCATTGTAAAGATGAG GAGGAGCTTCAGCATTGGAGCCAGGCCATGGCGAGGGCCATTCCATCGCCCGCGAACGAAGGGGGGCCCTCGGGGGCCACCAGCCATAGCCTGCCCCCgcctgcctcctcctcctcggcctCACCTGGCCCCATTGCTAAGAAAGACAGAGAGAAGAAGTTCGGCCGCTTTGCAAAAAAGAAGTGA